In Oxyura jamaicensis isolate SHBP4307 breed ruddy duck chromosome 6 unlocalized genomic scaffold, BPBGC_Ojam_1.0 oxy6_random_OJ106678, whole genome shotgun sequence, the DNA window GGTGTGGATGCTGTCTTCTGGCACAGCCTGTGTCAGTGGAGCAGGACCACCAGGTAGGTCCTCAGGCTGAAAATGCaccctttttccccccaaaacgCACCCTTTTCCCCCAAAATCCGTGTCCTTAATGGTCCAGAGAAGGACTAGAGCAAGGCCTGGCGGGGCCGAGGGGAGCAGGAGATGCGCCCCATTGCATCTCAgcccgggggctgctgggcaccaTCGCCTGTCCTTGCCCGGGGGCTGCCCAGTTGGGGGCCAGTTAAAGGTCTCGCAGCCAACTGGGTGTGCTGGGAGGAGACCTCAGCgctgcccggggctgcggggaggtgGTGCGGGCACCTCGTGTGCCGCCTCGGTGACAACTTGTGGCTGCTTTGGCCTCGGGAGGAGCCTGGCACCACCGAGCCCCGGTTCTGCATGGGAGCCATGGCTACGTGCCCCTAACGAGAGCAATTAGCCGCTGCAGCGATCCTCATGGGCTGGGGGCACGTTTCCTTTCTGTCCCGTGACGTTTTTGAGTGGAAGCTGGAGGGTGTCCAGGAAGAAACGCTCCTACTCAGCTGGAAATTACAGGCTGGAGCCAGCGCGGGCTGCGGCTGTGCGGGCAGCGCGGTGACGCAGGTGAGAGGGGGCCGGAGCCCTCCCCTCCGCCTTCAATCAGCacggctccccctgccccggcTGCTCTCCTTGTATTtcccctggctgctctgcctttCCCCCTGGGCTTTGTGTCCCCAcggcagagcagggagggatggggacggggacgctGCCGTTCGTCACCCTCTGAAGCCCCGTTCCCGGGGCTGCCAGCCAGGGATGCGTCTGCCCCCCCTGTTTTGCGAAGCCACGTTTAATCTGAGCTCTTTATTTGCTTCGCAAAAGCCCGGGCCAAAGCAATGGGAGCTCTTACACAGAAAAGGCCTTGTTCCAGCCTTCCCTTGCTGTTTGCTCCTGGGATTTTAaggcccagctcctccagcatcTGCCCCTCCAGAGCAGAAACCAGGCTGCTTGTCTGCTTTCCCACCCCGGGGTGCAGGATAGGGCCCGTCCCTCCTTGGGGGCAAGGTTTCCCCCCTGTTTTTGCACCGCAGCCGTTCCCATCCCGGCGTACAGCTGAGCCCAGCCACCCGCTGCTGTCCGGGGGAGGCTCCCAAACCAAACCCAGCTCACTGGGGGAGCCGGGGCTCCTTCTCCGTGCACAGGGCGAGCGAGGAGACCCGTCCGACCCACCCACATCAACATTTTTCAGGCACAAACCCTGCTTTTGCCCCCTCTCCAGAGCCCGGCGGCATCCAGCACCCCGGCTCCATCACATATTGAGGCCAGATGCAAGCGGAgcaaaaggggggaaaagaaaaacccccggctgctgcaggaggatggCTGCCGACGGCTCTGGCGTGGCTGCTCCCCGCGCTCCTCAATGCCGCCTCTGTTCTCCACTTTGGGTCAAAAAACGCAGCTTTTGTGAGCTCGCCGAGCCGCGGCTCGCTGCTGGAGCCCGGGCGGTCTCAGCGCTCTGCGCCGGCAGGAACAGAGCCGAGCCGGCGGCGGCTGcgttttgcttatttatttttgcttttgtctcGGGGGGCTGGTGGCCTCAGCGAGCCGCGGGTGGCCGCGCTGGGCTCGGGGACGGCGGCGGGGCCCCTCGCTTTGCCCCCCGAGGGTCCTCGGCAGCTGCCAGGTCTCCTGGAGGAGCCGTGGGCTCTCCAAGTCCTGCCTGTGGCTTATGGGgcggggagctggaggggatgAACACCAACAAGACAGGAGATGCTTTGGAATCTGCTCCTTTGcgttattattattgttttttaatttttaattaagtcaAGTGAAACGGCTTCCAGCAGGTGACGAGGTTCAGCTGCTCCGGGGCGAGCAGCGGGCTCTGGCGAGCGTCCTCGCCCCAGGGTGAGGTTGTGGTCGGTGCTTGCCGATGGCAGCGTCCCTGCCCCGCTGTGCCCAGGGTTTTTTGGGGAGCTGCATCCCCGATTTGCCCATCCTGGGGCTCTCCCATGGGCCACAATTCCACTGCCTCTGCTGTAGGTGTCCCTGTTTCTCTGCAGCACCTTCTGCTGGCCTGATTTTTTTGGGCTTAGCTCTGACCCCCGGTGTAGCTCCCCCTCCTTttcacataataaataaatagatttgcCCCGCAACCCTGgtacacagagaaaaaggaagaaaaaacttaAAAACCAACGAACACCCCTCCCAAACCAACACCGAAGAGCTCAGACCCGAGAAGCCACCTCGtcttgctgctggctggggctcTGCGGGCTGTTCCCAGTCCGTGCTGGTGTGAAGGCACTAAACCAGTAAGGCCTCTGGGGATCGGgtccctgctggtgctggcacgCTGTGCCGCCGGCGCTCGGCGCGGCACCCCTTTGGCACCACATCACGCgtggctgtggggcagcagcgCTGCTTTCCACGTCGAATCCCATCCGGGAGCGCTCCCCGCCTGCGACGGCGGCGTTCGGAGGACGCAGCGTGGTTTTGGCAAGCACCCAGGCTCCACGAACCTCCCCGAAAGTCACCCCCGCGTGGGGGCTGCGGGTTCCCGGCTGCGTCCTCCGGTTCCCTGGCTCGGCGGCTCCTTACAGAGAGGAGCCGGTGCCGTTTAAGCTGGTGCGTGGTCAGGTTTTGCCGCTGGCTCCGGGCTTACCCCTTGTGCTTGGCTTTTCTGTCTCGGGGTCGCATCCTTCCCCGTTCCGCGGGGAGCGGAGCTGATGCCGGAGCACCCCCGCTGCCCGTCCCGAGGAACCCATCGGTGCGGACGCAACGTGGCCCCGGGGCTCGGCGTCGCCGGGATGCTCCGGTCCCCAGCTCCGGTTCCCCCTGGTGTTACGTGACCCAGGAGGGGAGTCCCTCCTCCAGCAGGCTGAGCGAGCGGTTCGTCAGCGCCTCGGGGCTGCCGGCCAGCTTGTAGCCGAAGAGGCGCATGGCCGGGGCGCAGGCGTCCTGCACCACCTGCGCCAGCTTGAAGGGGATGCTGAAGCGCCACTTCTCGAACTGCTCCGAGGAGTTCTTCTGCGTGGAGTAGATGCCGCTGCCGTCGCGGGGCGCCTGCGTGTTGGCGCGGATCCACTCCTCCACCTGGGGCGCGGGGCGGATGCCGGCGAAGCGGTACATCTCCTCCGCCTTGCGCAGCGGCGCCCGCGCCACGTCCTCGTAGCGCACCAGCATGTAGCGGCCCCGCAGCCAGCCCGGCTGCCGCAGCCCCAGCTCGGCCGACAGGCGGATGCTCTCGCAGTTGCCCCGCAGCTTCTGCACCTCGTCCTCCTGCAGCGGGGCCGCCCCTTCGGCCGCCCACTTCTTCAAGGTCTCGTACCTGCCCGAGAAGGCCACCATGCGGGAGGCCAGCACGGCGCGGGGGTCCCGCACCAGCTGGATGATGCGCAGGTCCAGCCGGGGGTCCTCCGCCAGCGGCTGCAGGAACTCCAGCTGCCGGAGGCGCACCGTCTTCAGGGCCACGTGCCGCTTGCTCCGGCACGCCTCGGTGGCCAGCGTGATGTTGAGGGGGCCGCAGCGGCGGTTCTTGCAGTGGTACTTCTCGAAGACCTTCTTGACGGCCGGCGTGCAGACGGGCTCCTCGCACAGCGAGCGGCTGGAGCTCCGGCGGAACATGAAGGGCGTCAGGTGCTCCTCGGGAGCCGGGGAGATGAAGCTCTCCAGGATGTAAAGGTCgcagaggaagagctgctgcagcacgtCGCGGTACACCAAAGCCGACCCCACCGCGTTGGCGCCACCCAGCTCAAAGGTGACCGTCCTCTCGACGTGCCACAGCGGCTCGAAGAGGTAGAAGATGTTGCCCTGCTGGTTGAAGAACTCCCCGACGAAGGAGGAGCCAGTGCGGGTGGTGGCCATCAGCAGGACGTGCCGCTGTGGCTCCGGGGGGACCGTCCCCGCCGTCGCCAGCCCCCCGGCCAGCTGCAGGGTGATGTTGTGCAGCCGCGTCCTCAGCCGCGAGAAGGCGGCGTCCAGCTGCTGCAGCGAGGCCAGGGACCCGTTTTCGGCCGGCGTCGGGCTGGCCTCCGTGTCGTTGGCCTCCGCCAGCGTCTGCGGGGACTGCTTCAGCTTGTCCGACACCCTGCGGGAGAGCGAGCagagcccggggctggggccacCCCTGTATCCCCCTAGGGGCTTTGGGGACCCCCTTgcgctgctccctgcaggaccTGGGGTTGCCAAGCACGCAGGGCAGGCGGATGGAGGGCTAAAAGCAGGGGGTCCCCTGCTTCCTACCTGGAGATGAAGTTGTTCTCCTTCTCGATGATGACCAGACCCACGACGAACACCAGCAGCACGGCGTACTTGCTCCTCATCTTCAGGCAGTGCAGCACCTCCCGGAGATCCTGGGGCAGGGAGGTTCTCCTCTCCATGGGGAAGGAGAGCCGGGAAGCCGGGGCTTCTGCGTCCTCTAAATGTCCTTCCTGTCCTCAGGGGAGCCCCAGGCCGGGCTGCTGGTGCCCTGCGCTATCTGCCGGGCATCCTCTGCTCCTCAGCATCCCCCTCCAGGTGGCCCTGGCCTGTGGGGACAAGGAGGGGACGCATCAGGACCTTACTTACCCTGCACTCGCTGCTCTCTCCGGCAACCTCTACATCTGGAGAGCCCGTGCCGAGGGCCTGCAGGCAATTCCCCTTGGCTGTGCGAGCAAGGGCTCGGCGAGCCCCCTGTGCTGTAAAAACCCATGGCGAGGCCGGAGGGGGGGGCTCCTTTTATCGCTTCCACCCCACACCTGGCAGCTGCTGACAGCGCCGCTCTCCCTGCTCCCGAAATAAATCTGCCGGAGGAGACCCCTTccagcacctcctcctcctcccagccgCGCCGAAACCCAAtccctgccagctgcctgcctgctgctggccaaaattcccccccggcccccccagggcaggggggctcGCTGGGCCAGGCGCTCAGGGCGGGGGGCAGATGTACTTCTTGGGGAGCTGGGCGGCTTCCTGCCACGGCGTGCTCGGGGCGCGCGGCTTCTGCCTTCCCCTGGGTCTCAAAGCGAAAGCCAGTGGGTTTCCAGGAAGCGGACGAAGGCAGAGGGCCCCACGTGGCCCGACTCCCCATCACGTGCCGTGCGTGTAAACCCCTGCCTTTCGTGCTCCCggtgcctgctgccctgccaaaGCGCCCACCTCCGGAGCACCGcgcgcccggcccggcccgaaGCCTTCCCGGTGCCCGTGCAGTGACGGGTTGGAGCATTTCAGCAACCCAGAGGGGAAATTAAATATACAGACCCTGGTGGAgggtgctggctgctcccagggaGGCTGCCAGGGGAATGAGGTTCAGATTTGTAATCGCGAGCGCTGGGAAGGCGGCTCCAAGGGTCAGCGCCGGCGCTCTGAGCGCTGCCAAGCGCCGCGGGCGCAGCCAGCCCAGGATTTCCCCCTCGTTAATGCCCACAGAGGACAAACCACAAATGATCCACGGACCAGAAATTATTCATGGGGACCGTACAGAGAGCCATTTCCAGCAAAATCCCAGATTCGCAGGCCCGGGGTGGGTGTAATGCGTTACGTACACGAGCGGCTGCAAACGGACGAGCCGCTGGGTGCCCACAccctggcagggctgagccGTGGGGCCGGGGCGGCACGAGGGGCGCACGGAAAGCACCCCGGGCTCCGCACGTCCTGGGGTTTTGCTGGCCTGAGAGCAGCGAGGGAGGGGACGCGGTGACCCGGCGaggtggcagggggctgctcgGCGTCCTCGAGCTCTTCCTCGCTGGGGACCGCGCGGCGCAGCCCGGCCGGGGCCGGAGGAGAGCCACAAGCGGCTCTTTGTGCGGGGAACAGAGGGGCTCTGTGCAGgggagagcaggctgagggaccCGGCTCTTCCCAAACCCAAAGAGCTTTTCGTTTCAGCGCGATTTTTCCGAGCGGGCGAGGGGCGATGCGAGGGGCCAGCCCTTCCCCGTCCCTCCTCCGGCCGGGAGACGGCATCCAGGGCAGGAAAGGCGTTTGTGGGCTCGCGGGGAGAAGCAGCCGGAGGTGTGACTGGGTGAAGTCACATTTTCCTCCGGTGACTCAACGGGCTGAGGATGAGTTCCCAGAGCCGGCAGGCGAAGCGTCGGCTCGCAGCCGGTGCCCGGGACCCCTCTGGAGCAATTTGCTCCGTCAGGTCGGGAAAAGGACCCGGCGAAACCCTTGGTGGGAACAACAAAGAGAGCGGGCGTGCGGGCTGATCTGCTCTTTGTCTGCAACCcgtgcaggaaaaaaaaaaaaggcaataatcACAACAAACCGGCTCCCTCTGCATCTACCAACGACTTCCCCTCCCGAGGCTGGGAAACCAGGGATGGTTTCCCCACTCGTTTTCGCCTCGGAGGGGCCGcgctcctgcccctgcctttCCTCCAGGCCCAGCAGCTCGCCCCCCGGCCGGCTCCTGGCCCCCCAGGCGGGGGCGGAGGCAGCGGGACGGAGGCGATGGAGCGTGGCACCGCTTCGCTTCGGCCGCCGGCTGCTCCCTCCGGGGTTTTTCGCTCAGAGgcactttcttatttatttatttttttttgctcaaaaAGAACACGAGTAATGCAAGTTtaaaaaaggggagagagagaggaaaaaaagtcaactcCTACGCTGTTTATAAAGTTGCCCAGAATAGCCTCCGAGCCGCAGCCAAACCGGGGCCGGCGAGGCGCCCATCGGAGGAGCAAGTGGGTGCCACCAGCCCAAATTTGTGGCCACAAAGGGGTgagattcccccccccccggcctcgGCTGGTGCCCGAGGAGAGCTgtgtgctcccagccccgctcagCACCCGGCTGAACCCAGCTCCCCCGTGGCTGCGGCACGCTCGGGGTTTCACCTGGCCCAGCAGCGAGCGGTGCCCAGCTACCCGAAAAATCCCAAACTCGAAACAAACTCCTACCCCAAATGACCCAAACTCGAACCAATCTCGCTGGCAGCCACAGCGGCCGGGCTTTTCGGCACCACCTGCAGCTGGCGAGGGGCTGGCGAGCAGCGGGGGGATGCTGCAGGCTCAGGCCGAGCTCGGGGCTGCCCAACGGTGCCGAGATGGGGTCCGGCCACCAGACCCCCCCCAACCACCGGCCACAGGGCCCCTGCGGCCACCTCGCCCagagcccgcagccccccaggaccccccgCCACCAACTTGCCAGCGCTGCCCGTGGGGCCGGATGATGCAACTCCGGGATCGCTGCGGGAAAAGTtccccccgcgccgccccgctGCTTCCCGGCCACGAGCGGCTCACCCCGGCGTCGCCTTCTGCCGGATGCATCCACGTCTCTCCCTCTATAAatattgattgatttatttattttctgccgccccccccccaagctgctgaaggagctgcttggggggagggggggggggtcccggggaCACCCCAGGCCCGGCGGGGGCTCCCTACCCGCAGACAAAGGCGCGGCCGGAGGCAGCACAAAGGCGGCGGTGGCGGAGCCCTGGAGCCGCCTCcgaggggctgtggggggcgGCCACGGAGCCCCCCAACCCCACGGGTCCCAGGAACGTGCCTTCCcccccctcttttccttttccccttcccccaacTTCCCGCAACTCCCCGTCCGAGCCCCCCGCTGGATCCGGCCCCGGATGCCCCTGCTGGGTGCCGGGACCCCCAGGGACCCTCCCCCCGGCCAAGCGTCCCCCAGTGCCACCCTCACCTACCCCCGAGGGCCCGGTCCTGCCGTGTGGGagcggggagggcggcgggTCCCCTGCTTTTCTTCACGGCGCTGtcatcctccctccctcccttttccctccctccttccctccctccctccttctttccttcctcccgGGGTGCCggaggggggagcggggccggggcggggctGGGGCCCCAGGCCATCATCCCGCAGTGccggggccggatcctgcacCGTGCTGAGGAACGGGGAGCTCGGGGGAAAAGTTTCtctctgtgcccccccccccggcatcCCCCTCCGATGCTCCCTCTCCGTGGCTCTCGCCAGCTGCTTCTTGCTCCCCCACCTCCGCAACCACCTTCTCCCTTTTGGTGTTGCCCCCCCAAATGCACCCCAGGACCCCGTGTTGGTCGCCCCGAGACCTCGTATTGCTCACCCTAAGACCCCGCGTTGGTCCCCAGGTAGGGTCTGTGGGTGGCTTTGTGGCCCCCGAGTGCCAGGCAGGCGATGCGATGCACGCGGGTGCCCTGGTGAGCCTGGCCCTTCTGGAGAAGTGCCACCACGTCCCGTTAGGAGGGGACCAGCAGCTGCCCCTCGGTGTGCCCgggctgtccctgtccctgcggGGTGGGCCCTAACATCCAGGCGTATGGGACCGGCAGCTCCGGCTTACGCGTGGAAATGTGCGCGTCCCCCGCCGAGCTCCGGTGTGAGCCAAAAGACACCTGGGAAAGACCCACGAAATAGGTCCCCATAAGATATTTCATCCTCCTGTGCATTCCCAGCATAGTTTTTCCGTGGTGTTATGCAGAAACACGAGTTTTATTGGTGTTTGCGTGTGATGGCCCGTGTAGCTCGTTAGCGACTTGCTGCTAACGAAGGCAatgaggcagcaggagggcggCCAACACGTCTGTGTGCGCCATGGAGCGGGACAGCCCTGGCGCAGCGGTGATGGCACCGCCGGGCTCCTCTTCCCAAGGCTTCTGCTCACCGAGCATCCCGGCCCTCGGTGGCACCAAACTCTTCTCCTGGCTCACTTTATGCCCCGGTCCAGGCGGCGGTGACCGCGTCCTGCTGTGCCGGATGAAAGCCTGGGCTGGCCTTTGCTCCAGAAAACGGGGGCAGAGCTTTTCTGGCGGCTCGCCTTGCGCATCACGGGCTGCCCGATCCCGCCCTGCCGGCACCGCCGCTTTGCCCGGGGTTTCATTTCCCGGGGGGAGGCAGGATGCGGCTGGGAGGCTGGACGGAGGGGGCTGTCCTGGCTTTGTCCCGGGGCTGCACCCGGCTCCGGGCGGCTTTGTCCCGCCAGGGGGCCGCAGGGACCGAGGCTCCCCCCCAAAAACCCtcccgg includes these proteins:
- the LOC118157565 gene encoding carbohydrate sulfotransferase 3 — its product is MERRTSLPQDLREVLHCLKMRSKYAVLLVFVVGLVIIEKENNFISRVSDKLKQSPQTLAEANDTEASPTPAENGSLASLQQLDAAFSRLRTRLHNITLQLAGGLATAGTVPPEPQRHVLLMATTRTGSSFVGEFFNQQGNIFYLFEPLWHVERTVTFELGGANAVGSALVYRDVLQQLFLCDLYILESFISPAPEEHLTPFMFRRSSSRSLCEEPVCTPAVKKVFEKYHCKNRRCGPLNITLATEACRSKRHVALKTVRLRQLEFLQPLAEDPRLDLRIIQLVRDPRAVLASRMVAFSGRYETLKKWAAEGAAPLQEDEVQKLRGNCESIRLSAELGLRQPGWLRGRYMLVRYEDVARAPLRKAEEMYRFAGIRPAPQVEEWIRANTQAPRDGSGIYSTQKNSSEQFEKWRFSIPFKLAQVVQDACAPAMRLFGYKLAGSPEALTNRSLSLLEEGLPSWVT